TGGAAGTCGATGGTCCACTTCCGCAAAGCGTTGGTCATCTCAGTGTATGCGGCCCAGAACTCTTCTTCGGTGTAGCCTTCCTTAAGTAATGCGTGCTCAGGCGCGTTGTAACCCATGAGGTACAAATAGGTGTGCGCCAAGTCGGCCTGGAAACCAACCGTTTCTGGCATCCCGACTGCCTCGAGCAGTTCGATGATATTCTTCCAGGAATGCATCGCCCCCCAACAGATCTCACCTTCAGCTGCCAGGCGCTCACCGTTGTCGGCGGCCACCTTACCAGCTTCTTGGAAGGTTTCCGCAATTTTGGCTGTGTTGCCGGCAGGATCAGCAGACCATGCTTCCACACCGGAAGCGGAATCAATCCGGATTACGCCATACTGCCGCACGCCATGTTCGTTGAAGATCTTGGCAATGCGGCAAGCCTTCTTCACTGCGAGCACGAAGTTACTTCGTTCTTCGTCAGTCCCCATCGCCGGACCGCCGACGGTGCCGGGCCAGATTGGCGCTACTAACGATCCGATTTTCAGATTGTGCGAAGCAACGAGGTCAGCGATTCGCTTCAATTCGTCGTCGGAAGCATCGGGATCAGTGTGAGGGTGAAACAGGAAGTAGTCGATCCCATCGAATTTGATGCCGTCGACTTCGGCTCCCGCGGTCAGTTCGAGCATGCGTTCCAAGCTAATCGGAGGATGGTCGGTCCCTTCTTCCTTACCAACCAAACCAGGCCACATGGCGTTATGAAGTTTCGGGGACGAGTAGGGATGCTCGCTCATGAGGTGGACTCCAATGGAGATTGTCTGCGGTTAAGGTTGAAAAGTATTTCTCCATGAGACATCCGCTCACCAAGAGCAGGATGAACCACGGACGAGGCTTGCTTACTGAAAACGTTTGGCCAGTTGGCCGCTTCTTCGAAGGCTTTGATTAGCATGAGTCGCACCCGACTCGACCTGCGCCGGTGGTCGAAGCAAAGTCCCATTGGGCGATGCTCTCGATCATCTCAGTCAGTCACTTCGGTGCGAATCGCGATCGGGTAGGAAGGGGTCGCAGCACCGACTTGCATATCAATCGAATTGAATGAGTACAGTGGGTGCACGATGCCGCATAGGAAATCGCCAGTTTTAACAAGTTTTATTCCGCTGACAAGTAAATGCGGTTGATTTCACCGCGTCAGTGCTGGAAAGCAGAGCCTAATCTCCTTATGTTAGCGGATGATCCTCCTTTATCGCCAAAGCTACTTGAGAGACGCAAGCAAGACGGAGCTGCCATCATGAGTAATCGTTGGATCCTGAGTGAATACGATGTGGAATCGGCCTTCCAACAACCAGCCCCATTTCTCAAGACTCTCAAGTCGCATGGTCTGGCGGTGACGCACACTCGCTTGATCGGAGGCCGCCGCGATGGGGTTGAGCTGCTTACCGTTAACAACGGCGATTTCTCCTTTACGACCATCCCAACCCGTGGCATGGGCATTCATCAAGCCAAACACGGCGACACGCAACTTGGTTGGACGTCGCCGGTGGAAGGCCCTGTTCATCCGCGGTTTGTCCCCCTTTCCGAGCCAAGTGGTCTCGGGTGGCTAGATGGCATGGACGAGCTGATCGTTCGTTGTGGACTAGAGAGTAACGGCGCTCCCGAATTCGATTCGGAAACCAATCGTCTGAAGTATGGACTCCATGGTCGGATCGCGAATCAACCGACTGAAGATGTCGTGGTTGAAGTTTCCGAAGATGGCGAACTCTGCATCAGTGGCGAAGTTCGCGAGACACGCTTCCTATGTTACAACGTCGCGATGAAAACCGAGATACGCACGAAAGATGGCGAGAACGGTTTCCGCATTCGCGATAGCATCATCAATCGCTCGGCCCAGGCTACCACGGCTCAGATGCTTTACCACATCAATCTCGGCGCACCAATCCTGGGCGAGGGGGCGTCGGTCGTTTGCCCGGCGGTTGAAGTTTGTCCGCGTAACGATCACGCGGCAACGGGAATCAAGCAGTGGTCGCAGTACGCCGGCCCAACCAACGGGTTTGTCGAGCAAGTTTACTTCATGCAACTGGCGGCAGACGACAAGGGACAAACGTGTGCCCTGTTAAAGAATGCAGCAGGGGACAAGGGCGTGTCGATCCACTTCAACATCAAGCAGCTTCCATACTTTATTATCTGGAAGAATACGGCTGCCACGGAAGATGGCTACGTCACCGGATTGGAGCCCGCCACAAACTTCCCCAATCCTCGATCGTTCGAAGAAAAGCATGATCGTGTGATCAAGTTGGCGCCAAAGGCGACGTATGACATCGATCTGGCTCTGCAATTTCATCCCGACTCGGCCAGCGTCGAAGCAGTCGAGAAAGGCATTAGTGACTTAGCTTTCGCCACCGATGCTAAGGTACACGCAACTCCGCAGGCCAACTGGTGTAGCTAATGGCTACTCAGCGAGCGGCGGCTGGCTGACTAACGCGCGCTGCGTTTCGATCACGCGAATCGCCTGCTGCTTATCCATGGTTAAGTAGCGATCACGTCCCTTCTCTTCGGGAACGAATCGTGTGAATCCGTCCTTGTCGACCGAGACCCTCCCAGGCTCAGAAAGTCCAAAATAATCGTCTTCTGGGCGGACCGCGTAGAGAACACTAGTCAAGTCCCATGTTGGGCGATCATGATTCGGCCCGCTATGCAGAAGATACGACTCTCGCACGATGTGATGGGGAACATAGTCGAAATCACGGGCAATGCTTTCACGTGGGTATGGTGCAGCGATGCCAATCAAAAAGTCGCTCCAAACGACCGGCGAATCTGGAGGCCACTTCGCCGCAAAACGCTGCATCGAGTCGATGCCGTTTCTCACGTTCGCTTCCAGAAAGTGTTCGTTTCCTTTGACGGGGCGAAATGCGCCCGCCATGACGGAAGTTAGTCGAACCTTTTGACGAATCAGTTCTTTCCCGGTCAGCGGACTAATCTCATCGGCTTCTGACTCGACTAACTCGGCCAAGTTCGCGGCCAGGCCAACCTGGATTAGAACTACTGACTTGTCCTGTGCCTCGGCCAATGCTCGTCGCAGCACAGCGACTGCATCTGGGGCATTGTCACTTGATAAAAGATCGTGAGGATAGCGAAACTCACGGCCATCTTTTGTTTTCCCGAGCTTTAAGTACTTGCTGTCCCGCTTCTGGGCATCGCGTGTGACGCCGATTGGAATGTCACCACGTCCATAGAACGTATTCACAGCATCAACGAATGGCGCGGTGAGCGGATTAATCTTAGAAATCGTAACCGCTTTGAGTTCGCATTCTTTGCGATCGGCCAGGGCGTGCAGCATCGCCAGAGCCAGAACATCGTCGACATCGCCGGAGATATCGGTGTCGAAAATCACTGGAATCGGCTCTGACGCCGCTACGTTGGAAATTCCGGCGAAGGTAACCAACAAAGAAAGCAGGGCAGGGGCGAGATAGGTTCGGAGCATCGATGCACTTCTGACGAATACATGGTGGGGCATACGGGGAAGGGAGGATTAGCCTCAATCCTACTTCACGGCGCAGTACGCGCCAAAGCAGGCATTCATGTGCAGCACATCGACTCGCCAGAAGCCCACCTCTCGGCAAAGGTTCAGTTGGTACGCGAGACTCCGCGGGGTGTCTTCTTTCTCGATATAGTCGAATACCGTCTTGCGATACTCATCATCGCGTAACTGCCGCAGGTAGTCACCGTAACGATTCCACTGAACTTGCTGAACAGCAGGAACGTCTTGCCCCATCAAATCGCTAACCAACAAGATCCCGCCGGTCTTCATCGTGCGATAGATCTTGGTAAAAGTCCGCTTCCAATCGTCGTCTTCGCGCAAATGATGCAGCACGGCAGCTGCCATGACGATGTCGTACGAATCGCTTGGGAGCGTCACGTGGCGAATGTCACCGCAATGCGTTTCGACATGATTGGCGTTGCTCTCGCTCAAACGCTCTGCAGCTCGGGTTAACATCGATTGGCTTAGATCGACAAGCGTGCAGTCAAGCCCTGGCTTTTGCTTCAGCAACTGCAATGTGTAGTTGCCTGCACCACAGCCGATATCAAGCACCGAGTTGGCATGAGGATGATGGGTGGCCGCAACCTGAGTGATTAGGTCGAGCACGAGAGGGGCATCCATCGTAGCCGACTGACCGGTTTCTAAATTCGAGAACCGCTCTACATCATTATCGAAACGGCTTCGAATCTCTTCGACCGTCGACTTTCGGATATCACTCACGCACCACCTCAATCGTTAGTAGGGAATTCAACCATAGGACCACGTCGATCCCAATGAGGTTCACCGCGCGATGCAACCGTTATTGCCCGCACGAAGAGTTTCGCAATCGAACAAAGCGGAGACGTGCCAGCATCTTTTCTTCTTTTGATGATTACGCAAAGCCGATAAAATGCAGCAGTCAATTCGGAGGACGCCCCCAACGCTTCCGCTCCTCTCCCCTTACCCCAATCATACCTTGAGGCACGCGACGTATGGAGAACGTACTCACCGTGATTCTTGCTGGCGGCAAAGGATCGCGTCTGGAACCGTTAACACGCGATCGAGCCAAACCGGCCGTTCCCTTTGGCGGCGTTTATCGCATCATCGATTTCGCTCTCTCGAACTGCTTGAATAGCGGTTTTCGCCAAATTCAGCTACTCACGCAATACAAAGCTCAGAGCTTGGATCGGCATACCAATGTCGGTTGGCAGCGGTACTTCTGCCGCGAATTGGGGGAATTCATCGATGTGGTGCCCCCGCAACAACGCATCGACGAACAGTGGTACCAAGGGACTGCTGATGCGGTTTACCAAAACATCTATGCGATCGAAAAGCATCGCCCAAAGTACGTTGTCATCCTGGCCGGCGATCACATCTATAAGATGAACTACGCCAGTATGCTCGACTTCCATATAGATAACGGAGCCGATTTAACTATCGGGGCATTGAAGACAACGATCGAAGAAGCCAAGGCATTTGGCGTCATGCAGATCGATCGCCAGCAGCAAGTTCTCGGCTTTGAAGAAAAGTCCCCCACCCCGAAGACCATCCCAGGCGACGACGAACACTGCCTGGCTTCGATGGGCATCTATGTCTTCAATGCGTCATTCCTATTCGAGCAGCTCTGCCAAGATGCGACCAATCGCAAGAGTGCTCATGACTTCGGCCGTAACATTATTCCGTCGATCATCGACACGCATCGCGTCTATGCATTCCCATTCCGGGACGAAAATCGCAAGCAAGATGCTTACTGGCGAGACGTAGGTACCCTGGATGCTTATTACGAAGCCAACATGGACCTCGTTTCGGTCGACCCACAGCTCAACATCTACGATGAAGCCTGGCCGCTAAGAACCTACCAACCAAACGTACCGCCACCGAAGTTTGTGTTCGGAGGCGAGAGCGATCCGCATCGTCGTGGTCACGCGATGGATAGTATCGTTTGCGGAGGTTCGATCATCTCAGGTGGCGAAGTCGAACACAGTATCATTGGCCCGCGCGTTCGCGTAAACAGCTTCTCCTCGGTTCACGATTCGATTTTGTTCGAGGGAGTAACCGTGGGACGACATTCGCAAATTCGGCGAGCGATTATCGACAAAGGGGTCAACATCCCTGCGGACACCCAAATCGGTTTTGACCTCGATCATGACCGCAGCCGCGGCTTCACAATCACCGAGTCTGGCTTGGTCGTGATCGCCAAGGAAGACTTAATCGAACCGATGATGACCAAGGGCACACCTCGAGTGGCCTAAGCCGCACCAGGCTGCTGTAGTGACTCGCGTTCACACGGTCTCAAAAACTGCCATAGTTCGAATTTCGCGAAACTTCTAAACTGTTTCGCAAAGAGAACTTCCATCGCAAGACCGTGTGAACTGCCATGATTCGCGTCAAGAGCCGTCAAAAGACCGAGTTCGGAGACTTTCAAACTCCCTCCGAACTCGCCGCTGCCGTCTGCCATCGCTTACAGGCCGACGGCGTTTCCCCTGCCTCCGTCTTGGAACCAACATGTGGGCAAGGCTTCTTTTTAGAGGCCGCCGCGCATCAGTTTCCCGAAGCGAAGCTGCTGATGGGGCGGGAATGGAACGCCGATTACGTCGCTTCGGCTAGTTTGCGACTTGATGCGGCGAGTGATCGGCTCGACTTGGCTCAGGCCGATTTTTTCCAAGAAGACTGGCCGCAGCAGATCGAATCACTGCCTGGTCCCGTTCTTATCCTTGGCAATCCCCCTTGGGTGACTAACTCTGAATTGGGTTCGCTAGGCAGTGGAAATCTTCCCACAAAGAGCAACTTCCAGAACGATCGTGGTATCGCTGCCAAGACGGGCAAAGCGAACTTCGATATCTCGCAGTGGATGATCACCCACTTGCTAGAGTCACTTGCCTCGCGCGGCGGGACCTTAGCCATGCTGTGTAAAACGGCTGTGGCTCGCAAGATCTTACTCCAAGCTTGGAAAGCATCTTTGCCGCTTGGCAAATGCTCGATACGCGAGATCAACGCACGCAAACATTTCGGAGCGGCGGTTGATGCCTGCCTGCTGACCTGTGAGGTACGACTCGACAAGGAATCCCAATCATGTGATGTTTTTTCCAGTCTGGAAGCTACCGAGCCAACAACAACACTCGGGCACCACGAAGGCAACCTACTCGCTAATCGAGTTCAGTTCGATCGATACCGGCATTTGCTTGCTTCCCAACCAGGGCCTCGCTGGCGAAGCGGCATTAAGCATGATTGCCGCGATGTGATGCAATTCCGCCGCGAAGGATGGTCGTTGGTCAATGGCCTAGGGGAAGTGGTTGAACTGGAGGCCGATTATCTCTTTCCGCTGATGCCGGCCGGAGCAATCTTCCGCGGAGAAACTGACACACAGCAGATGGTTCTCGTTCCACAATCACGTACCGGCGAGGATACCGCCAAGATCGAAGCCACCGCGCCGCGAACCTGGGCATACCTCCAGCGACACGCCGCGCGGTTGGCCGCCAGGAAGAGTTCGATCTATCGTGGCCGGCCTCCCTATTCGATATTTGGCATCGGCGAGTACTCGTTCGCCACGTGGAAGGTCGCGATCTCGGCGCTGCATAAGTCACTCGCGTTTCGCGTGATCGGCCCCCAAGATCGCCGACCAGTGATGTTGGACGACACGACTTACTTTCTTTCGTTCCGTACCCGCAAAGCAGCCCAGACCGCAGCGAAACGATTGAACAGCGACGAAGTACGGTCTTTCTACGAAGCTTGGATCTTCTGGGATGCCAAACGTCCGATTACCAGCGAGATATTGCAGCGACTCGCCTGAGTACTAGGCCATTTGAATGGCCATCGGCGGGAAACAAAGAATCGGGATGCTCAACGAAAGCACGCCAAGCGTGTAGCGAAACCAACCGATCGGCACGCTATCGTCGCTGGTCGGAGGATGCTCGGGACGCATCAAGAAAATCAGGATCAGCATCACGCTCCAATTGTAGGCTTGCGCCCAGACGATAAAGATGATCGCAACCACGAGAAAAACTCGGGCGATCCAATGGGCCTTCTTGCCAAACAGCGTGTAGGTGAC
The genomic region above belongs to Blastopirellula marina and contains:
- the glgC gene encoding glucose-1-phosphate adenylyltransferase codes for the protein MENVLTVILAGGKGSRLEPLTRDRAKPAVPFGGVYRIIDFALSNCLNSGFRQIQLLTQYKAQSLDRHTNVGWQRYFCRELGEFIDVVPPQQRIDEQWYQGTADAVYQNIYAIEKHRPKYVVILAGDHIYKMNYASMLDFHIDNGADLTIGALKTTIEEAKAFGVMQIDRQQQVLGFEEKSPTPKTIPGDDEHCLASMGIYVFNASFLFEQLCQDATNRKSAHDFGRNIIPSIIDTHRVYAFPFRDENRKQDAYWRDVGTLDAYYEANMDLVSVDPQLNIYDEAWPLRTYQPNVPPPKFVFGGESDPHRRGHAMDSIVCGGSIISGGEVEHSIIGPRVRVNSFSSVHDSILFEGVTVGRHSQIRRAIIDKGVNIPADTQIGFDLDHDRSRGFTITESGLVVIAKEDLIEPMMTKGTPRVA
- a CDS encoding nucleoside hydrolase, with the protein product MLRTYLAPALLSLLVTFAGISNVAASEPIPVIFDTDISGDVDDVLALAMLHALADRKECELKAVTISKINPLTAPFVDAVNTFYGRGDIPIGVTRDAQKRDSKYLKLGKTKDGREFRYPHDLLSSDNAPDAVAVLRRALAEAQDKSVVLIQVGLAANLAELVESEADEISPLTGKELIRQKVRLTSVMAGAFRPVKGNEHFLEANVRNGIDSMQRFAAKWPPDSPVVWSDFLIGIAAPYPRESIARDFDYVPHHIVRESYLLHSGPNHDRPTWDLTSVLYAVRPEDDYFGLSEPGRVSVDKDGFTRFVPEEKGRDRYLTMDKQQAIRVIETQRALVSQPPLAE
- a CDS encoding aldose 1-epimerase family protein, whose amino-acid sequence is MSNRWILSEYDVESAFQQPAPFLKTLKSHGLAVTHTRLIGGRRDGVELLTVNNGDFSFTTIPTRGMGIHQAKHGDTQLGWTSPVEGPVHPRFVPLSEPSGLGWLDGMDELIVRCGLESNGAPEFDSETNRLKYGLHGRIANQPTEDVVVEVSEDGELCISGEVRETRFLCYNVAMKTEIRTKDGENGFRIRDSIINRSAQATTAQMLYHINLGAPILGEGASVVCPAVEVCPRNDHAATGIKQWSQYAGPTNGFVEQVYFMQLAADDKGQTCALLKNAAGDKGVSIHFNIKQLPYFIIWKNTAATEDGYVTGLEPATNFPNPRSFEEKHDRVIKLAPKATYDIDLALQFHPDSASVEAVEKGISDLAFATDAKVHATPQANWCS
- a CDS encoding N-6 DNA methylase, yielding MIRVKSRQKTEFGDFQTPSELAAAVCHRLQADGVSPASVLEPTCGQGFFLEAAAHQFPEAKLLMGREWNADYVASASLRLDAASDRLDLAQADFFQEDWPQQIESLPGPVLILGNPPWVTNSELGSLGSGNLPTKSNFQNDRGIAAKTGKANFDISQWMITHLLESLASRGGTLAMLCKTAVARKILLQAWKASLPLGKCSIREINARKHFGAAVDACLLTCEVRLDKESQSCDVFSSLEATEPTTTLGHHEGNLLANRVQFDRYRHLLASQPGPRWRSGIKHDCRDVMQFRREGWSLVNGLGEVVELEADYLFPLMPAGAIFRGETDTQQMVLVPQSRTGEDTAKIEATAPRTWAYLQRHAARLAARKSSIYRGRPPYSIFGIGEYSFATWKVAISALHKSLAFRVIGPQDRRPVMLDDTTYFLSFRTRKAAQTAAKRLNSDEVRSFYEAWIFWDAKRPITSEILQRLA
- a CDS encoding sugar phosphate isomerase/epimerase family protein, yielding MSEHPYSSPKLHNAMWPGLVGKEEGTDHPPISLERMLELTAGAEVDGIKFDGIDYFLFHPHTDPDASDDELKRIADLVASHNLKIGSLVAPIWPGTVGGPAMGTDEERSNFVLAVKKACRIAKIFNEHGVRQYGVIRIDSASGVEAWSADPAGNTAKIAETFQEAGKVAADNGERLAAEGEICWGAMHSWKNIIELLEAVGMPETVGFQADLAHTYLYLMGYNAPEHALLKEGYTEEEFWAAYTEMTNALRKWTIDFHVAQNDGSVHGTGSHDKTGRHCPADDPNGKLDIVKCSKYWLEGAQDRGIKHICWDGCMFPNEMLEKQETWNTILDAMIKVRDQCGWN
- a CDS encoding class I SAM-dependent methyltransferase; its protein translation is MSDIRKSTVEEIRSRFDNDVERFSNLETGQSATMDAPLVLDLITQVAATHHPHANSVLDIGCGAGNYTLQLLKQKPGLDCTLVDLSQSMLTRAAERLSESNANHVETHCGDIRHVTLPSDSYDIVMAAAVLHHLREDDDWKRTFTKIYRTMKTGGILLVSDLMGQDVPAVQQVQWNRYGDYLRQLRDDEYRKTVFDYIEKEDTPRSLAYQLNLCREVGFWRVDVLHMNACFGAYCAVK